In Anaerobacillus sp. CMMVII, a single window of DNA contains:
- a CDS encoding WG repeat-containing protein, whose translation MLTKKPVNFISMYQEGRAMFSDLNPAGDFRYGYLSSEGDVVIPLQFESASDFHYGLAVVKIRDNQFALIDRLGNPVSVFNYFFVGNLGENRLSFRIGLNERYGYIDLQGNVVIQPRYSIALAFESGRAIVNEFDNFRNRYGLIDQEGKYIIKPKYNDLINLGENRFAVGIAIDPEKPYLGSRYAIANWKGEFLTEFIYEHVSQYDQGIASVSQSRKSYFIDRTGNRARGLPIVEGADSVALVGKLVRALKNTRVAYFDRKGNLVWKQNTIIPLTNRYRVLEKKFEPNKDFVVFYPQVDGLKNEKAQENVNKKLKTLSNLKDIDLNEQLDYTYSGDFNVTFFNNNLLVLELEGYEYYFGAAHGMPTKTYVHLNMINGRFYDLADLFQKDSDYEARLNEIIQNMIKTDRQYDYLFPGAFKGIGSNQPFYVDADHLYIYFAPYEIGPFAAGFPTFKIPFTEISDIIDTKSEFWLSFN comes from the coding sequence ATGTTAACGAAAAAACCGGTCAATTTTATTAGCATGTATCAAGAAGGGCGAGCCATGTTTTCTGATTTAAATCCAGCAGGGGACTTTCGCTATGGATATTTATCGAGTGAAGGAGATGTGGTTATTCCGTTACAATTTGAATCGGCGAGTGATTTTCATTATGGCTTAGCTGTTGTGAAAATTCGTGATAATCAGTTTGCTTTAATTGACCGTCTAGGAAACCCAGTAAGTGTTTTTAATTATTTTTTTGTTGGGAACTTGGGTGAAAATCGTCTATCGTTTCGAATCGGTTTAAATGAGCGATATGGGTATATCGATTTGCAAGGAAACGTTGTGATTCAACCGAGATATAGTATTGCTCTGGCTTTTGAAAGCGGGAGAGCGATTGTGAATGAATTCGATAATTTTCGGAATAGATATGGACTGATCGATCAAGAAGGTAAATATATTATTAAACCGAAGTACAATGATCTCATTAATTTGGGAGAAAATCGGTTTGCGGTCGGGATTGCTATTGACCCTGAAAAACCGTACCTAGGATCTCGCTATGCTATCGCCAATTGGAAAGGTGAGTTCTTAACGGAATTTATTTATGAACACGTCTCTCAGTATGATCAAGGAATTGCTTCAGTTAGTCAATCGCGAAAATCATATTTTATTGACCGCACTGGAAACAGGGCGAGAGGACTCCCGATTGTAGAAGGGGCCGATAGTGTTGCTTTAGTTGGAAAACTTGTCAGAGCGCTAAAAAATACAAGAGTTGCCTACTTTGACAGAAAAGGAAACTTGGTTTGGAAACAAAATACGATCATTCCCCTTACAAATCGCTACCGTGTTCTTGAAAAGAAGTTTGAACCAAATAAAGACTTTGTTGTTTTTTATCCGCAAGTGGATGGCTTGAAAAATGAAAAAGCTCAAGAGAATGTAAACAAGAAGTTAAAGACGCTCTCAAATTTAAAGGATATTGATCTAAACGAGCAGCTTGATTATACTTACAGCGGCGATTTCAATGTCACTTTTTTTAATAATAATTTGCTCGTCTTGGAGTTAGAAGGATACGAATATTACTTCGGCGCTGCTCACGGAATGCCAACAAAAACGTATGTACATCTTAATATGATTAACGGTCGTTTTTATGATTTAGCAGACCTCTTTCAGAAAGATAGTGACTATGAAGCAAGGCTGAATGAAATCATTCAAAATATGATAAAAACAGATAGACAGTATGATTATCTTTTTCCGGGTGCGTTTAAAGGGATTGGAAGTAATCAGCCGTTTTATGTGGATGCGGATCATCTCTACATTTACTTTGCTCCTTATGAAATCGGCCCTTTCGCAGCAGGGTTTCCAACCTTCAAAATTCCGTTTACAGAGATCAGTGATATTATTGATACAAAGAGTGAATTTTGGCTTTCATTTAACTGA
- a CDS encoding GNAT family N-acetyltransferase has translation MIKKRELADCHKLYELMIDPAVFPFVRQKANSYDEFLFLTKQTIEAEERGELISRTILDEWGNPIGTINLFDINEQAGFLGTWLGKPYHGKGYNNLAKDAFFNELFYELSVEAVYMRIRTENIRSRKAAEKLQYVSIANETKKELFNEINKDAYIYDLFQIEKDQFTLYQYRQQLQTAFELKEA, from the coding sequence ATGATTAAAAAGCGCGAATTAGCAGATTGCCATAAGTTATATGAGTTAATGATTGATCCAGCTGTTTTCCCATTTGTTCGCCAAAAGGCAAATTCTTACGATGAGTTTTTATTCTTAACGAAACAAACCATAGAGGCTGAAGAACGTGGAGAACTCATTTCACGTACAATCCTTGACGAGTGGGGTAACCCAATTGGTACTATTAATCTATTCGACATTAATGAACAAGCAGGCTTTTTAGGAACATGGCTCGGAAAGCCTTACCATGGAAAAGGTTATAACAATCTTGCCAAAGATGCTTTTTTCAATGAATTATTTTATGAGCTTTCAGTTGAAGCTGTTTATATGCGCATTCGCACGGAAAATATCCGTTCTCGAAAAGCCGCGGAAAAGCTTCAATATGTCTCTATAGCTAACGAAACAAAAAAAGAACTATTTAATGAGATTAACAAAGACGCATATATTTACGATCTATTTCAAATTGAAAAAGATCAATTTACGCTATACCAATACCGTCAACAATTACAAACAGCATTTGAACTTAAAGAAGCTTAA
- a CDS encoding YfhD family protein, producing the protein MAKKENKQAKDFVSDGRDIEFSQELADQDDLEAQERSKAADQRAKKNK; encoded by the coding sequence TTGGCTAAAAAGGAAAATAAGCAAGCAAAAGACTTTGTAAGTGACGGCAGAGATATTGAATTTTCTCAAGAATTAGCAGATCAAGACGACCTTGAAGCTCAAGAGCGATCAAAAGCTGCCGACCAAAGAGCAAAAAAGAATAAGTAA
- a CDS encoding NADPH-dependent FMN reductase: MKVVALVGSTRKNSTTRKATEIVVKELEEQGITVEIIHFAEVKLPIYEEELAKINPPKVVQDFIEQIANADGFILASPEYHGSVSGVLKNALDFIGAREMSGKIAAGSKLGAANTVNTLHQICRNLHAWALPQSPTIPAAYEAFQKDGSLKDDKLQERLVTLGKKLAEELQRR, from the coding sequence GTGAAAGTTGTTGCCTTAGTAGGAAGTACGAGGAAGAATTCGACGACACGAAAAGCAACAGAAATCGTTGTTAAGGAATTAGAGGAACAAGGGATTACTGTTGAGATCATTCATTTTGCAGAAGTTAAATTACCAATATATGAAGAGGAGTTAGCCAAGATAAATCCTCCTAAAGTTGTTCAAGACTTTATAGAACAGATTGCCAATGCAGATGGGTTTATCCTCGCATCCCCTGAGTATCATGGCAGTGTTTCCGGGGTATTGAAAAATGCGTTAGACTTTATTGGAGCTAGAGAAATGAGTGGGAAAATCGCCGCGGGAAGTAAACTAGGTGCTGCCAATACGGTGAATACACTGCACCAGATTTGTCGCAACCTACATGCCTGGGCATTACCACAAAGTCCAACAATACCAGCAGCTTATGAGGCGTTTCAAAAGGATGGCTCGTTAAAGGACGATAAGTTACAAGAACGACTTGTGACTCTAGGGAAAAAGTTAGCTGAAGAGCTACAGAGGCGTTAA
- a CDS encoding DUF5654 family protein yields MGRKLLEQVITLFTAAIGVMAALAWNDAVQALFNSLFPQGEGIKERFIFAILITAIAVLITTIFASLLEDEKD; encoded by the coding sequence ATGGGGAGAAAGTTATTAGAACAAGTCATAACCCTATTTACAGCTGCAATCGGAGTAATGGCGGCTCTTGCTTGGAATGATGCTGTACAAGCTTTATTTAATTCCCTCTTCCCTCAAGGTGAAGGAATTAAGGAGCGGTTTATTTTTGCTATTTTAATTACTGCCATCGCTGTTTTAATTACTACGATATTTGCTAGCTTACTAGAAGATGAGAAAGATTAA
- a CDS encoding thioredoxin family protein: MEQLTCETQLKEKINHEEIVIILIKTQNCSVCEAVYAQLEEFLTEYPVVKGYYVSIEEIPQVASEYLVFTGPTVLLFINGKEIERQSRFVSYQKFRDQIQRYL, encoded by the coding sequence ATGGAGCAATTGACATGCGAAACGCAGCTTAAAGAAAAAATCAATCATGAGGAAATTGTCATAATCCTGATAAAAACACAGAATTGTTCAGTATGTGAAGCGGTGTACGCTCAGTTAGAAGAATTTTTGACAGAGTATCCGGTTGTGAAAGGGTATTATGTTTCAATCGAAGAAATTCCCCAGGTGGCAAGTGAATACCTAGTTTTTACCGGACCGACTGTACTGTTGTTTATAAATGGAAAAGAGATTGAAAGGCAATCCCGTTTTGTGTCCTACCAAAAATTCCGTGACCAAATACAACGATATTTATAA
- a CDS encoding DUF418 domain-containing protein produces MERVKAKGLSVGKVYSRRLFFLLLVGLIHLFLLWSGDILLNYALAGFFLLFFRNSSKEKIKRWAIGLFSSVIFLTAFFSWLSSLVENVLDEDFTKEFAMLVDDAVVVFQNGNYSEILSFRLAEEIPLILPNFIITIPMVLFIFLLGLYVGKKGVLLNIAGHLPWIRKVWGNSLIYGGIMTLVFVILKMEIIIVPFYLHDAVVEVLSLFSGLVVSFFYISSITLLCQQDLWKKRLSFLAPVGQMALTNYLLQTVICLLLFYGYGLGLYGKVTPEVGLLITFVIFATQIFFSKFWMERFNYGPLERVWRMFTYKGIK; encoded by the coding sequence ATGGAACGAGTGAAAGCTAAAGGGCTTTCCGTCGGGAAAGTTTATTCTAGAAGGCTTTTTTTCCTATTATTAGTAGGCCTTATTCATCTTTTTCTATTATGGAGTGGAGACATTTTACTTAACTATGCACTTGCAGGATTTTTCCTTTTGTTCTTTAGGAACTCTTCGAAAGAAAAGATTAAAAGATGGGCAATTGGGCTCTTCAGTTCCGTAATTTTTCTAACTGCATTTTTTAGCTGGCTTTCGTCCCTTGTAGAAAATGTCCTAGATGAAGATTTTACCAAGGAATTCGCAATGCTAGTAGATGACGCAGTTGTAGTTTTCCAGAATGGGAATTACTCTGAGATATTGTCGTTTCGTTTGGCAGAAGAAATACCATTGATATTACCTAATTTTATTATTACTATACCGATGGTCCTGTTTATATTTTTGCTAGGTCTTTATGTTGGTAAAAAGGGAGTCTTGCTTAATATCGCTGGGCATTTACCTTGGATACGAAAAGTGTGGGGGAATAGTCTCATCTATGGAGGGATTATGACTCTTGTTTTTGTTATTCTAAAAATGGAAATCATCATTGTTCCGTTTTATCTTCATGATGCGGTAGTAGAGGTTCTATCCCTTTTTTCGGGTCTTGTTGTTTCATTTTTTTACATCAGTTCGATTACATTGTTATGTCAACAGGACCTATGGAAGAAACGACTTTCCTTTTTGGCACCGGTAGGCCAGATGGCGTTAACAAACTATTTACTGCAAACTGTTATTTGTTTATTGCTGTTTTATGGCTATGGTCTAGGTCTTTACGGTAAGGTGACTCCTGAAGTGGGGCTTTTGATCACGTTCGTTATTTTTGCTACACAAATTTTCTTCAGTAAGTTTTGGATGGAAAGGTTTAACTATGGACCGCTTGAACGCGTTTGGCGGATGTTTACCTACAAAGGAATTAAATAA
- a CDS encoding DUF4397 domain-containing protein, whose protein sequence is MYQHYLPVNKVAQDAAMYDLLANYYKYLDPQKHMYYYQLHFMCMQQLCQMQQVNVRNSYESRSAWREPAKVRVLHVSPDAPKVDVFVNNEKSLENITYYQISPYLDVPAGSYKIDIYPAGQTTNPVLTQTIEVQSGRNYTIAAAGNLADLELVPVIDTTEIPRNKSKVRFWHLSPNAPAVDIAVKDGDVLFSNVSFGEDAEYLELPPGRVTLEVRLAGTKDVVLTIRDTNLKAGEAYTITAIGLVDGTPRLEALILQP, encoded by the coding sequence ATGTATCAACATTATTTACCTGTAAACAAAGTAGCTCAGGATGCGGCAATGTACGATTTACTCGCTAACTACTATAAGTATTTAGATCCGCAGAAGCATATGTACTATTATCAGTTGCACTTTATGTGCATGCAACAACTTTGCCAAATGCAACAGGTCAATGTACGGAACTCTTATGAAAGTCGATCGGCATGGCGTGAACCGGCAAAGGTTCGTGTTCTCCATGTTTCACCTGATGCGCCAAAAGTAGATGTTTTTGTTAATAATGAAAAATCGTTAGAAAATATCACGTATTATCAAATTAGTCCTTATTTGGATGTACCGGCTGGTTCATACAAGATTGATATCTATCCTGCTGGACAAACAACCAATCCTGTTTTAACTCAAACAATCGAAGTGCAATCCGGTCGTAATTATACTATTGCAGCAGCGGGAAATTTAGCCGACCTAGAACTGGTGCCTGTGATCGACACAACTGAAATTCCTAGGAATAAATCTAAGGTACGTTTTTGGCACTTATCACCAAACGCACCTGCAGTAGACATTGCTGTTAAAGACGGAGATGTCCTCTTTAGTAATGTATCGTTTGGTGAGGATGCAGAGTATCTTGAATTACCACCAGGAAGAGTCACTTTAGAGGTGCGACTTGCTGGAACCAAAGATGTTGTTTTAACCATTCGTGACACAAACCTAAAAGCAGGAGAAGCCTATACAATTACAGCAATCGGTCTTGTCGACGGAACGCCTCGCCTAGAAGCACTTATTTTACAGCCTTAA
- the ectA gene encoding diaminobutyrate acetyltransferase translates to MKSKDTMEHTLTIEKPKITDGKRMWELVKQSTLDLNSPYKYIMMCEYFSETCVVVKKNEQLVGFITAFIPPTQQNVIFVWQVGVAPSQQGKGLASKMLAELLGRSACKDIKYLEATVTPSNKASQSLFRGFARKIKLNVLLPHAFLLNYSLVMTMKKNKCIESAPLSE, encoded by the coding sequence ATGAAAAGCAAAGATACAATGGAACATACATTAACGATTGAAAAGCCAAAAATAACTGATGGAAAACGAATGTGGGAATTAGTCAAACAATCAACATTAGATCTAAATTCACCTTATAAATACATTATGATGTGTGAATATTTCAGTGAAACTTGTGTTGTTGTCAAGAAAAATGAACAGTTAGTGGGCTTCATTACCGCATTCATTCCCCCAACTCAACAGAATGTTATTTTTGTCTGGCAAGTTGGAGTCGCCCCGTCTCAACAAGGAAAAGGGTTAGCCTCAAAAATGCTAGCCGAGCTCCTAGGAAGATCCGCTTGTAAAGACATTAAGTACTTAGAAGCAACTGTTACTCCTTCTAATAAAGCTTCACAATCATTATTTCGAGGCTTTGCAAGAAAAATCAAACTGAATGTGTTGTTACCCCATGCTTTTCTGCTGAACTATTCCCTGGTGATGACCATGAAGAAGAACAAATGTATCGAATCGGCCCCATTATCTGAGTAA
- a CDS encoding WG repeat-containing protein has translation MVNYLYSASLKTKDGTKWGYINETGEFVIQPDFDFALDFQRMV, from the coding sequence ATGGTTAATTACTTGTATTCAGCATCTTTAAAGACAAAAGACGGTACAAAATGGGGATATATAAATGAGACAGGCGAATTTGTCATTCAGCCTGACTTTGATTTTGCTCTCGACTTTCAAAGAATGGTTTAG
- a CDS encoding ectoine synthase has translation MKVVKLADVIGTDQEVKGENWTSRRLLLARDGMGYSVHDTIIKAGTETHIWYQNHLEAVYCIEGEGEVVTLKDNKVHPISANSIYALDQHDEHLLRAKTNMRMVCVFNPPITGKETHDENGVYPLVEET, from the coding sequence ATGAAAGTTGTTAAACTAGCAGACGTTATTGGAACAGACCAAGAGGTTAAAGGAGAAAACTGGACTAGTCGCCGCCTATTACTTGCTCGTGATGGCATGGGCTATTCTGTTCACGATACGATTATCAAAGCAGGTACGGAAACACATATCTGGTACCAAAACCATCTTGAAGCGGTTTATTGCATCGAAGGTGAAGGCGAAGTAGTAACCTTGAAAGATAACAAGGTTCATCCAATTTCAGCGAACTCTATATATGCCTTAGATCAACATGATGAACATTTACTTCGCGCCAAAACAAATATGCGCATGGTTTGCGTATTCAACCCACCAATTACAGGGAAAGAAACTCACGACGAAAATGGCGTTTATCCGCTGGTCGAAGAGACATAA
- a CDS encoding tryptophan-rich sensory protein → MIRFMINFSALAFVIFINYLANSLPFNNQTTGEIANRLPVLFTPAGYVFSIWALIYFLLFIWVLRGFSKKRQDLPLYKKATPLFVITCTFNSFWLFLWHYEYFLLSAMIMVSLLISLIFLYQVARKHATGIMDILPFSVYLGWISVATIANISYVLVHEQWDRFGLSDVLWTVIMFLVATVLALFFRIQKSDVAYPLVFVWAFIGIGVKI, encoded by the coding sequence ATGATACGGTTTATGATTAATTTTTCCGCTTTAGCCTTTGTCATTTTTATCAATTATTTAGCTAATTCTTTACCGTTCAACAACCAAACAACTGGCGAAATCGCAAACCGCTTACCAGTCTTATTCACACCAGCTGGATATGTATTTTCAATTTGGGCTCTGATCTATTTTTTACTATTTATTTGGGTACTTCGCGGGTTCTCCAAAAAACGTCAAGACTTGCCACTATACAAAAAAGCAACACCGCTTTTTGTTATAACTTGTACTTTTAATAGCTTTTGGCTTTTCTTGTGGCATTATGAGTATTTCTTATTATCAGCAATGATCATGGTATCCTTACTCATCTCGCTGATTTTTCTCTATCAGGTTGCCAGAAAACATGCTACAGGTATAATGGACATTCTTCCTTTTTCCGTTTATTTAGGTTGGATTAGTGTCGCAACCATCGCCAACATAAGTTATGTTCTCGTTCATGAGCAATGGGATCGCTTCGGCCTTTCCGATGTACTATGGACAGTTATCATGTTTTTGGTAGCCACCGTGTTAGCGCTTTTCTTTCGAATTCAAAAAAGTGATGTAGCCTATCCATTAGTATTTGTTTGGGCTTTTATCGGTATTGGTGTTAAAATTTAA
- a CDS encoding BC1872 family protein: MMNKTEAIARKIFGWKLNRWDRWYDYEKTTFIPTTEFQPEESLDHAMLIVERLEKFGFRYSTDGICEACFNDVRATGETLAQAITNAAHSIIENNSFVDTSKLWRRLC, from the coding sequence ATGATGAACAAAACAGAAGCAATTGCACGTAAAATTTTTGGTTGGAAATTAAATCGTTGGGACAGATGGTATGATTATGAGAAGACTACTTTTATTCCAACAACTGAATTTCAACCTGAGGAATCACTTGACCATGCAATGTTAATCGTAGAGAGGTTAGAAAAGTTCGGGTTTAGATATTCTACCGATGGCATTTGTGAGGCTTGTTTTAATGACGTAAGGGCAACAGGCGAGACCTTAGCACAGGCAATTACGAATGCAGCCCATTCGATCATTGAAAATAACTCATTCGTTGATACAAGTAAATTATGGAGACGACTATGTTAA
- the ectB gene encoding diaminobutyrate--2-oxoglutarate transaminase, with translation MVNHDLKIFEELESNVRSYVRSFPTVFKKAKGYKMWDINGKEYLDFFSGAGALNYGHNDEKMKKKLVEYIMADGITHSLDMATEAKANFLEKFNETILKPRNMNYKVMFPGPTGTNTVESALKLARKVTGRTNVISFTNGFHGMTIGSLSVTGNSAKRKGAGIPLQHVVTMPYDNFVSEKLDTVEYLERFLEDNGSGVEIPAAMILETVQGEGGVNAAKFEWLRRIEAVCKRWGILLIVDDVQAGVGRTGTFFSFEKAGIKPDIVCLSKSISGYGLPLALTLIKPELDIWNPGEHNGTFRGNNVAFITATEALTYWEDDKFEKSIAEKSAKINNFLNSLVKKYPELKGEVKGRGFMQGISTPVEGLASEIAAKAFEQGLIMETAGPEDEVFKLFPPLTISHEGLEKGFKIIENSVKSLVKPKQAVS, from the coding sequence ATGGTAAATCATGATCTGAAAATTTTTGAGGAATTAGAATCAAACGTTCGAAGCTATGTAAGGAGTTTTCCGACTGTTTTTAAAAAGGCAAAAGGATATAAAATGTGGGACATCAATGGCAAAGAGTACCTTGATTTTTTCTCTGGAGCAGGTGCATTAAATTACGGACATAACGATGAAAAAATGAAAAAAAAGCTTGTAGAATACATTATGGCTGATGGAATTACGCACTCCTTAGATATGGCTACAGAAGCAAAGGCCAATTTCTTAGAAAAATTTAATGAAACGATCCTTAAACCGCGTAACATGAATTACAAAGTGATGTTTCCTGGACCAACTGGAACTAACACCGTTGAAAGTGCTTTAAAGCTTGCTCGTAAAGTGACTGGACGGACAAACGTTATCTCATTTACGAATGGGTTTCACGGGATGACAATTGGATCCTTATCTGTAACAGGAAATTCTGCAAAGCGAAAAGGCGCAGGTATTCCTCTTCAACACGTAGTAACGATGCCATATGATAACTTTGTTAGTGAAAAACTCGACACCGTGGAGTATCTCGAACGTTTTCTAGAAGATAACGGTAGTGGCGTTGAAATTCCCGCCGCAATGATCCTCGAGACAGTCCAAGGTGAAGGTGGAGTAAACGCCGCTAAATTCGAGTGGCTACGACGTATTGAAGCAGTTTGTAAACGTTGGGGCATTTTATTAATTGTTGATGACGTGCAAGCGGGTGTCGGTCGAACTGGAACCTTCTTCTCATTTGAAAAAGCCGGTATTAAGCCTGACATCGTTTGCTTATCAAAGTCGATTAGTGGTTACGGCTTACCTTTAGCATTAACTTTAATTAAGCCTGAACTAGATATCTGGAATCCAGGCGAACATAATGGCACCTTCCGCGGAAACAACGTTGCCTTCATAACTGCAACTGAAGCGTTAACTTATTGGGAAGATGACAAATTTGAAAAGAGTATTGCCGAAAAGTCTGCTAAAATCAATAACTTTTTAAATAGTCTAGTAAAAAAATACCCTGAGCTAAAAGGTGAAGTAAAGGGGCGCGGCTTTATGCAAGGAATTAGTACACCAGTTGAGGGCTTAGCAAGTGAGATTGCTGCCAAGGCTTTTGAACAAGGCCTAATTATGGAAACAGCTGGACCTGAAGATGAAGTATTTAAGCTCTTCCCTCCCCTTACGATTAGCCATGAAGGCTTGGAAAAAGGCTTTAAGATTATTGAAAATAGCGTAAAAAGCTTAGTCAAACCAAAACAAGCAGTAAGCTAA
- a CDS encoding endonuclease/exonuclease/phosphatase family protein: protein MTYNIRHGRGLDGKVDLKRIADIIREANIDIIALNEVDRNFSRRSGFVDQAKWLANELKMDHVFGPALSIKTRQYGNSILSRLPIEKHENFLFKLSPLLAEPRSIVKANILIDNSLVTVLTSHFSIHPILHQKQVRFCLEHTNSEPCILMGDLNRRPHSKGYRSLLKKYVDCCAKKPLPTFPANRPRARLDYIFTTSHFNIIGTDIINTRASDHLPIVAYLTFH, encoded by the coding sequence ATGACATATAATATCAGACATGGGCGGGGCCTTGATGGAAAGGTAGACTTAAAACGAATAGCCGATATCATTAGGGAGGCCAATATCGATATTATCGCCCTAAACGAAGTCGATCGAAATTTTTCCAGAAGGAGTGGTTTCGTCGACCAAGCAAAATGGCTTGCCAATGAGTTAAAAATGGACCATGTTTTCGGTCCTGCCCTATCAATAAAAACTAGACAGTATGGCAATTCAATTTTAAGTCGATTACCAATCGAAAAACATGAGAATTTTCTTTTCAAACTTAGCCCCCTTCTTGCTGAGCCGAGATCAATTGTAAAAGCAAACATCTTAATTGATAATAGTCTAGTTACCGTACTTACTAGTCACTTTAGCATTCACCCAATTCTACATCAGAAACAAGTTCGCTTTTGTCTGGAGCATACAAATTCTGAACCTTGTATTTTGATGGGAGACCTAAATCGTAGGCCTCACTCAAAAGGTTACCGGAGTCTGCTCAAGAAGTATGTTGACTGTTGTGCTAAAAAACCGCTACCTACCTTCCCAGCGAATAGACCAAGAGCAAGACTCGATTATATTTTTACGACGAGTCACTTTAACATCATTGGAACAGATATCATCAATACAAGAGCTTCAGACCACTTACCAATAGTTGCCTATTTAACCTTTCACTAA
- a CDS encoding dihydrofolate reductase family protein has product MNKQRKLVVFIATSLDGYIATNEESLDWLFNVEGEGDNGYSEFFETVDTIIMGRRTYDWIMRYEKGDFPYRNKNCFVFSKAPKRETNPDVEFVNEEVGQFTDKLKRAVGKDIWIVGGGELMHSFLKEKLIDELIITIAPRLIGQGIPLFKAADYQLDLSLIGTRRFNQFVELHYKVQK; this is encoded by the coding sequence ATGAATAAGCAGCGTAAATTAGTAGTGTTCATTGCTACGAGCCTTGATGGTTATATTGCCACAAATGAGGAGTCACTAGATTGGTTATTTAATGTAGAAGGCGAAGGTGACAATGGCTATTCAGAGTTTTTTGAGACGGTTGATACAATCATTATGGGGAGAAGAACTTACGATTGGATTATGAGGTATGAAAAGGGAGACTTTCCGTACAGAAATAAAAACTGTTTTGTTTTTTCAAAAGCACCGAAAAGGGAGACTAATCCAGATGTTGAATTTGTGAATGAGGAGGTCGGTCAATTTACGGATAAACTAAAGCGTGCAGTAGGAAAGGATATTTGGATTGTTGGTGGCGGAGAACTAATGCACTCGTTTTTAAAGGAAAAACTTATCGATGAACTGATTATTACGATTGCACCAAGGCTAATTGGGCAGGGGATTCCTTTGTTTAAAGCCGCTGATTATCAGCTCGATCTATCTTTAATTGGGACGAGACGTTTCAATCAATTCGTTGAACTGCATTATAAGGTTCAAAAATAA